Genomic segment of Sphingomonas telluris:
ACGCGAGCGAGGCGGTCCTGGCTTCTGCGAAGAGCGGCATCGGCATCGACGAGGTTCTTCAAGCCATCGTCGACAAAATTCCGCCTCCAAAAGGAGACAGGGACGCGCCGCTGAAGGCGATGCTCGTCGATAGCTGGTACGACCCGTACCTAGGCGTCGTCATCCTGGTGCGCGTGATGGACGGGGTCATCCGCAAGGGCGCGCAGATCAAGTTCATGGCCGCCGGCACGATGCACCTGGTCGACCGCGTCGGCTGCATGCGCCCGAAGATCGAGCAGCTGCAGGAGCTCGGCCCCGGCGAGATCGGCTTCATCACCGCGCAGATCAAGGAAGTCGCGGAAACCCGCGTGGGCGACACGATCACCGATGCGAAGCGCCCCGCCGCCGAGCCGCTTCCCGGCTTCAAGGAAGTCCAGCCGGTCGTCTTCTGCGGCCTGTTCCCGGTCGACGCCAACGACTTCGAGAAGCTGCGCGACAGCCTCTACAAGCTGCGCCTCAACGACGCCTCGTTCAGCTTCGAGATGGAAAGCAGCGCGGCACTCGGCTTCGGCTTCCGCTGCGGCTTCCTCGGCCTATTGCACCTCGAGATCATCCAGGAGCGGCTGACCCGCGAATACGACCTGGACCTGATCACCACGGCGCCGAGCGTCGTCTACAAGATCCACCTCAGCCATTCGAAGAACGAAGCGGCGAAGGTCATCGAGCTGCACAACCCCGCGGATATGCCCGACCCCAACCGGATCGAGATGATCGAGGAGCCGTGGATCGACGCGACCATCTACGTCCCCGACGAATATCTCGGCTCCATCCTGAAGCTGTGCCAGGACCGCCGCGGCATCCAGAAGGACCTGACCTACGTCGGCACCGGAAGCCATGCGCGGGCGATGCTGCGCTACGAGCTGCCGCTCAACGAAGTGGTGTTCGACTTCTACGACCGGCTGAAGTCGATCAGCCGCGGCTACGCCAGCTTCGACTATCACCAGATCGGCCACCGCGAGGGCGACCTCGTGAAGATGAGCATCCTCGTCAACAACGAGCCCGTCGACGCGCTGAGCATGATCGTCCACCGCGGCAACGCCGAGGCACGCGGCCGCGGCATGTGCGAGCGCCTGAAGGACCTGATCCCCAGGCACATGTTCAAGATCCCGATCCAGGCCGCGATCGGCGGCAAGGTCATCGCCCGCGAAACCATCGCCGCTTTGCGCAAGGACGTGACCGCCAAATGCTACGGCGGCGACGCGACGCGGAAGCGGAAGCTGCTGGAGAAGCAGAAGGAAGGTAAGAAGCGGATGCGGGAGTACGGCAGCGTCTCGATCCCGCAGGATGCGTTTATCGCGGCGCTGCGGATGGGGGAGGAGTAGCCGAGCGCAGCGCCGCCGACGCGAAGCGTCGCCGAAGCAGCGCGTAGAGACTACGACGACCCGGCCGGCGCGCGAGCGAACGGCCTAAGCCGAGAAGCGAGACGCGTCCGACGTCACGGGATTTAATCCCGTGACGATTGTTCATCCCTCTATCCAGTCGTCCGGGATGAGTTTGTTTCCACCTCTCCATCGTTCGACCACCGACGATTGGAACCAATCTCCGGCTTCGTCGGCGTGGTCCACGACAATGATTTGAAAACCATCAGTAGCGGCGCGATCCCACAAGAACCGGAAAAGCCGGACCACCGCCTTACGATCATCGTCCTCAACAGCCAGCTGATCTAGTTGATCGTCGCTCACCGGGTAGTGAGCCTTCGACGGCTGGTCCAAAACCAAGAAAGCTGGCACCGGTCGATTACGAATCCTAAACCAAAGGTGGAGCGCCACATGGGTGATGATATGGCAACCGACCCAATTGTCGCCGCTACCCATCTGTTCGAGGCGAATTGCACCATTCGGAGTGTCCGCGACGACGGTTAGCCGCTTGAAATCCAGCCTGGTTCGCCCTTCGGAATGTTCAAGCTCAAGGGCGCGTGCATAGTCCGTCATGAAGTTCGAGAGATTTGTCTCAGCATTGCGCAGACGGTCTTCAAAAGTGTCGCCGGCGAGCTTTGATTCAAGTTGCTCAATACGATAGCGAAGCAGTTCAATTTGAGAGTGCAGATCGCCCTCATTGCTTTCGCTTCGATTTTCCAAAAACGAGGTGATCCGACCCTGCACTCGCGACCGCTGCAGTGCCTCTTCTCGTAGACGCTTAATCGCGTCTTGCTGATCCACGACCGCATTGACCTGCGCTTGGTTCGTTGAAAGACGAGACTCCAAATCCCGCCTTTGTTTCCGAAGTTCAGCCACATATGACTGGAGGCGGGGGTTATTCTCATGCAGTGCCGATATTCGCGCGCCTACGTCAGATAGCTCGTTCTTTAGATCCGCAAGCGTCGAAGTAAGCTGAGGCACGTGAGAATCGCACAAGGGACAGATGGTAACACCATTGCTGTCCGTCGCGACAATCGAAAGAGCCCTCAGTCGCGCTGTTTGTTCGGAGAGTTCTCGCTGATATGCGTCTCTATTAGACGCGAGGAGAAGCGCTTCCTCTATCTTCTGTCCGATATCAAAGAATTCGCTACGGAGAGCTTCACGTTCCAGCATCAACTCGTCGAGTTCGGTTCGCTCACCGCTAGTTACGTCATTCCTGATCGGCGCCTCCGCGGCCAGTGACAATAGTTCGAAGGTCTGATCCGCACTGGACGGGCGAGCTTCGAGAGCAATCAAACCAACGTCGCGAGCCTCAGCGAGCAGTGAGCCTGCTCTAGCTAGGCTTGTTTCTTCCCAACTGATCGTCGCATCGAGTTGTCGCTGGATGAGCCGGAGATCTCTACGCAGCTGATTGAGTTCGAGCTGCTCTTGTAGCTCAGTTTCCGAGACCGCACCGACGAAGAAAGGAAGAGTGTCTTTGATAGCTTGAGCTACAAAGCTATCTTGTTGATTGAAGAATAACTGATTCTTGTTGTCGATCAGACTCTGGTCCTGAAAGCAGTAAATCCGAGAATGTGAGAAGTTCGCTTCTAGCGGCGGACGGTGATAGCCTTCTGGTGCAACAAAGAGGTTTTCAGGGAGGCCTACGTATCTGGACAGCGTGAGCTTGAGTGAATCTATGGTCGCGTTCTGTGAGAGATTCTCAAGCGCTGGTGCCTCATCAGAGTCTTGAAAGCGCACGTCGATTTCGGAACTTGTTGCCTTACCTCCAGTGGGATTGCGGCGCGCTATTAAGAGGTATTTTTCGCCGT
This window contains:
- a CDS encoding DUF3732 domain-containing protein, which produces MTDGEKYLLIARRNPTGGKATSSEIDVRFQDSDEAPALENLSQNATIDSLKLTLSRYVGLPENLFVAPEGYHRPPLEANFSHSRIYCFQDQSLIDNKNQLFFNQQDSFVAQAIKDTLPFFVGAVSETELQEQLELNQLRRDLRLIQRQLDATISWEETSLARAGSLLAEARDVGLIALEARPSSADQTFELLSLAAEAPIRNDVTSGERTELDELMLEREALRSEFFDIGQKIEEALLLASNRDAYQRELSEQTARLRALSIVATDSNGVTICPLCDSHVPQLTSTLADLKNELSDVGARISALHENNPRLQSYVAELRKQRRDLESRLSTNQAQVNAVVDQQDAIKRLREEALQRSRVQGRITSFLENRSESNEGDLHSQIELLRYRIEQLESKLAGDTFEDRLRNAETNLSNFMTDYARALELEHSEGRTRLDFKRLTVVADTPNGAIRLEQMGSGDNWVGCHIITHVALHLWFRIRNRPVPAFLVLDQPSKAHYPVSDDQLDQLAVEDDDRKAVVRLFRFLWDRAATDGFQIIVVDHADEAGDWFQSSVVERWRGGNKLIPDDWIEG
- the lepA gene encoding translation elongation factor 4, with the translated sequence MKDITKIRNFSIIAHIDHGKSTLADRLIQRTGGLTEREMTHGQILDNMEIEQERGITIKAQTVRLEWNGYELNLMDTPGHVDFAYEVSRSLAACEGALLVVDAAQGVEAQTLANVYQSIEHDHEIVPVINKIDLPAADPEGVRQEIEEIIGLDASEAVLASAKSGIGIDEVLQAIVDKIPPPKGDRDAPLKAMLVDSWYDPYLGVVILVRVMDGVIRKGAQIKFMAAGTMHLVDRVGCMRPKIEQLQELGPGEIGFITAQIKEVAETRVGDTITDAKRPAAEPLPGFKEVQPVVFCGLFPVDANDFEKLRDSLYKLRLNDASFSFEMESSAALGFGFRCGFLGLLHLEIIQERLTREYDLDLITTAPSVVYKIHLSHSKNEAAKVIELHNPADMPDPNRIEMIEEPWIDATIYVPDEYLGSILKLCQDRRGIQKDLTYVGTGSHARAMLRYELPLNEVVFDFYDRLKSISRGYASFDYHQIGHREGDLVKMSILVNNEPVDALSMIVHRGNAEARGRGMCERLKDLIPRHMFKIPIQAAIGGKVIARETIAALRKDVTAKCYGGDATRKRKLLEKQKEGKKRMREYGSVSIPQDAFIAALRMGEE